GTTCCCAGGGGCCCCGCCCAAGGGCACCCCCATCTCTCTGGGCTGGGTGGACCTCCCCGGTCCAGGGAGGCACCTCAGAAAGGGGGCTGAGAGGGACCCCAGCTTCTTCATTCTGATCGCTTAGTACTTGTTGGGTCACAGCCTCATCTTCTAAAGGCATCTTGTCCTCCAAATGGTCCAGCAAGTTCTTTACGAAAGGAAAACAGGGAAAGGGAGAAGTCTCACTGCCTGGCTCAGCGTCACAAAGCCCCCTCATCCCAGACCGTGCCCCTTTCCTGGCCCTACCTTGAAATCCATCAGGTCTGCGTTGGACACAGAGCCATACACGGGGTTCGCTCCGGTTTGCCCTGGGAGCTGAAACGCCAGAAAGAGGAGGAAGCTCGCGGCGATGGTGGCAGAGCCCATGCTGGCATCGGCCAAGGGGTGGTCTGGTACTTgctgcctcttctctctcctctctgctttcccACCCGTGGCCTTCCTCCGTCTCCGTCTCCCAGCTGCCCTGCGCCTCCTCTTTTTATAGCCCCTTGGCTCTCTGAGAGCACAAGAGGGACGGAACCCTCCCCATTCTGTCACTTGCAGCGATAAAGCAGCTGAGCGAGGAGCCAGCAGAAGATGCCCTTTTAAAGTTATCAGAGTCCAGCCAGCTCGTCACAGCCCCTCCACCTTGAGCAGCTCCAACGAGCCGGGACCCCCAGCTGCAGGAGCCACATTCTTGTTGATTTGCCTCAAGAGCTTCCCACTTCAAAGGTGTGAGAAGAGCAAAAAAGAGTCCTTGGTTATCTCACAGCGATGCCTCAGGCTTCTTTCTCATCAGCAGCTGGACCCACGCGGGGAAGCAGAGGGTGACGGTTGGCCGGTGCCCAGCTCCCCCGTTGGTTTGCGGCTCAGCTGTCAGGGACTCCAAATAAGGGCGGGAGGGGAGGAAATGGCAGGCAGCCGGCAGCTCAGCTCAGGACAAATTAGTCCAAATGCTCGAGCTGGCCTCATACCTGACTCATCGGCGGCGAGGGCAGACCTCTCCCTCCACAGGGCTGTCCTGACACCTGGCTGCCACTCTCAGTGGTCAGGTGAAAAGGGAGTTATTTTTTACATACTACGTCAGAACCAAATGTGACAAATGTCCCAAGAACTCCACTCCCAAatagaaacacaagaaaagtttTGGGAGCACAATCATTCCTCTGCaaacctcccccccccccgcttcaCCGCACGGCTCCCCCCAAGGCGCTGGGGGAGATTGGCGCTAAAAGGATACatgcatttacatttatagaAGCTCGCTGCTTCTCAGACTCTGGGTTTGAAGCTTGTAACGCCTCACACCTCGCCGGGAAAGCTCCCGTGGCGAAGTTGGCTGATGGAGCGAGGTGGGATGCAGCTGTGGCCCATGGAATTTCCCTTAATGCCTCCCATGTCCTTCTCCAAGGCCAGGCAAGGGATGAGCCACTGAAGCCGCCATTTTCCTGGTCCCCAAAAGAGAAGTACCAGGCAGGAGCCTGTCCACATGTAGTGAGTGGCCTCCACTTACCAAGCACTGGACTTAACGCTCTACACTCTTCAATGTAACGTATCCGGGGGAAACACTACACTTGAAGGGATGAGAGCCCTGCATTGCAGCCCCAAACAAGCCAAACTGCACACATCTTTGGGGCCTTATTCTCCTCATCTGTGAGGCTCATAAGAGCTATTAATATGTGAACGTATTTTGAAGTGTGAATTGCTATATAATTGCACGATGCTCACAATGGTTGTCCTTACTGGGTGGTTGGAATGTGCCGGGTACCGCGCTGAGAGTTTATAACggattctttcctttcatcaccaGCCCCAGAAGGTGGGTAGTATTGTCCCCGTTCATAGAGGAACAGAACTGAGACTGAGAGCATCTGTCACTTGCCCAATGTCACTCGGCAGACCCAGGACTCGGACCCCAGGTCTGACGCCAACGCCTGTACTTTCCACCCACTTCCCAGATCCCGCTGCTTCTTTGCATGAAGGTTTCTTAACAAGCCCTTTAGTCTCAGTTCCTGATTAAACACCAACCCTAATCCAGACTCTCAGGTTGCCTCTGAGCACCTCCTCGCCTTCCCCCTGCCCCTGGACTGTACTTTGCGTGCTTGGCAAGTCTGCGGACTATCTCAGGAAAAGCACCACATCCAAGCCCCATGACCTATTTACACACCTAACGTGTTTCAATCTACCCCGTAGAAGCTCAGGAAATGTGGGTGGAATGACAGCTCTGTCCTGGCCGGACCCTCCCCCAACTGTGCTCACTCCTTGGCTTATCAGAAAGAGAGGCTGTTACGCAGTGAGAGGGCAGGAAATCCGGGCACTACGTGGCCAGGGGTCATGAGAGGTGTTGCGGGGGGCGGTGGTTATTCTAAAGGAGAAAAGATTTGGGTCGGCCAAACTCAACTTGAAATCCGAAATGAGCGCAATTCTGAGTAGGAGCGCTGGGGACAAAGAACCGCTGTATCCTGAAGAGTCTCTGGAATGTGCTCACAGTTTAATAGCTGGGGTGGCAGTGTTATTATTAGCAAAGAGGATTCAGTGAGCAGCCACCCTGGGAGAACTGATGCTCCGTGCTGCGTGCGTCACACAGCCTGTCTCCTGGAGATACCCTTTGAGACAGACCTTTGGTGCAGGCAAGACTTCCGGAAGGGCATCTTGGCAGGTGGCCTCTGCCACGGCTTGGCCTCTGGGGGCTGATGCGGTTCCTGCGTCCTGAGCCACTTCTGAAGTCTGTTGGCGGCCCAAGGAAAAGCGGAAATCCCGTCCaaggttccagaaggagaattTCAGAATTTTCCCAGCTCCTTTTGTTAAAGTTACGTTTCGTCTTCTAGAGTGAAACTGGAGTGGGGCACGAGTGTCATTTGTTGAGTTTCTtctattgttttggggtttttgtggAAGGTgggtggcaaaaaaaagaatacttaggTTTATTGCCCTGACTTTGTATAGGACCAGCACCACCCCCTGCACTAACAGGGCCCAGGGCAAAGAGATAATCCCCAAATACACTTACCGCCAAACCCTCTTAAAGCCTTTGACTTGTCATTGAAATGGAAAATGCCTTGACGTAGAGTTTCTCTTCATTTTCGTGCCCCTGTTCCACTTCGGGGGTATGTGTGGAGGAGTTAATATTTAATGGGATGTTTAGAAGCCAGCCTGTgggagtgagagagaaggaaagcaaaaggTACAGAAGACCAGgcccaccctccacctccacctctcccACTCgctgaaaaatgaaaaggctTTATTTCCTTATCACTGGAAAGAAGTCGTCTTAGTCCTATGATGGAACAAAGGTTGCAGATGCGTGGGAGGATCCAGAATGGGCTAACTCCAGTGTCTAGTTTGGTTTCATGACTCTCCGTGGGGATGCTGTGGGCTGCCTCGGGGAGCCATGAGGGCCCAGCAATGTCACATGTGGGCAGAACTGGTGTGAAAACCCCAGCACATTCATGGGACAAGTCTGTTAGACCTAAATAGCCTAAAGCAGAAGCCCCAGTTGGGAGAAATTGGTAGGACATTGGTGCGTATTTAGGAATGATTGCTTTGGACTTTGAAAActatgttctgtttctctggtgcAACATGGAGGTCACTGAGACTGGAATTTGGGGGCAGCTTCCCCAGGAAAAAAGGCCCAAGACAAGGTGATTTGCTAAAGCTTTATGGGGGTTCTAGTTCACGGGAAGTAAGAGTGAGGAGCAAAGGGAAGTGAGATAGTGTATTAGTCAACAACTGCTGCGTGACAAATTACCCCAAACCTTAGCAACTATACATCTATTATCTAATAGCTCCTGTGGACCAGGAATCTGGTTCTGCTTTAGCTGGGGGCCCCTTGTTCAGAGCTCACACAGGCTACAATTAAGATGTTGGCCGGGGCTGCGGTCATCTCAAGACTTGGCTGGGGATCTGCTTTCAAGCTCACTCGTGTGTCTGTCGGCAGGTCTTCGGGTCCACGCTGACTGTTGGCTGGAGATGTCAGTTCcttagtgcgtgggcttctccacAGAGATGCCGCTGACTTCCTTTAGGTAGAGAGGGAAACATCATGTAAGCCATCATCTCTTTGTAACCTAATCTTAGATGCGGTACCCCATCATTTCTGTTGTACTGTGTTCATTAGAAGTGAGCCATAAGGTCCAGCCCATACTCAGAGGGAGGGGATTACCAAGGGATGAATACCAGGAGATGAGCATCAATGGGGGCCATCTCAGAGGCTGCCCACCACAggtaaggaaagagaaagagcaaatATAAAGTGATATGTTACCAAGCCGGCCACAGCTTTGCGAGAACAGCTTAGTGGTTGGTCGGTCGGCTGTTGGTCATGCTGCACGTCTCCAGAGAGCTTTGTGGAACCCAGCACCTTCGAACAGTCtatgaggagagaaaagggagagggcaCTGCATTAGAtccctagggctgctgtaacaaagtaccataaactgggtatcttaaaacaacagaagtgtattgtctcacagttctgaaagctagagtctgaaatcaaggtgtcagcagggccaggcTCCCTCCACAGCCTGTAAGGAAGGATCCTTCCTCGTCTCTTGCAGCTTCTGGTAGCTGccggcaatctttggcattccttgacttgtagatgcatccctccagtctctgtctctgtcatcaTATGACCGTCTTCcctctctgtgtttctctcttttcttcttataaagacactaatcatATTGGAATAGGAGTCCACCCTACTCAagtatgacctcatctcaacTAATTACATCCACAATGACCGTGATTCACAAACACCCCCTCCAGCATACCACCCAAGGACATACATGAGGGCCCACCCCTGCACCTTGCCCTCCCTAGGGGCCTCACAGGACCTTCATGCCTCACCCGCTGGCTAAGTCATGAAGGTTCTGCTCTCTCCCCCGATGCAGGAAGAACCAGGTCGAGGAGTCCAGGgcagggaggccagttaggaaGCTGGTGTGCCAATATGAGtggtgagggaaggaaggaagagtggaCGTGGTACCTGCCTGGGTGGTCCAGCCAAAGAATGGAGTCAAGGAAGATTCCAAGGGCTGAAGTCATCGAGGGTGGAGCCCTGGGAGACGGTTTACTCATTTGGGAGTGTCATAGTTTGGGTTCTCCTGAATCTGAGACAAGTATTCAAGCAAAGTAGTTTATTTTGGAGATAATCCCAGGAAATACTGGCAGGAGAGTGGGGAAGTGACCAGGGAGAGGAGTTTAGCTGCACGGATCACTGTGGGCAGTTGCAGCTTAATCCCAACCCCGCCGCAGAGAAATCCAGTAACCAGTGAAAGATACACACCACCTGTGAACAGAGGGCTCTCCTAGGTGTTGGCTGAGGGTTGTTCCTGGTCCGTGTCAATTCCCCAGCACTTCCTGCCTGCCCGCAGGAAGTGGACTCTGGCTGCCAGAGGAATGTCCTCGGGCAGGAAAGTGCAGTCCTGCTGGATGAAATTAGGGCTGGTGTGCACTGAAGCAGCAAGGGCAGGGGCTATACTTGGCAGTGCCAGAGACAAGACACTGGGGGCACAAGGGTGGGAGCCAAGGTCCCATGGCTGAAATGTTCCAGGATGCCCAGGCAGCTGTATGGAGCCTGGCTCCTGACCCCACGGGAGAAACGGGCCACTTAGTAGAAAAGCACTGATTGCATGAAAAATCCTACAGAGACAGGGATAGAAGGTTGAGAACTGCAACACGAACAAAGACAAATGGCCAAGTTCATGACTTTGTTTACACCTGCTTCTGCATGAGGAAAGAATGCACTTTTCTTTCTTGCCACAAATCATTCTCAGAAGGGTCAAAGCTGGGAATCCcttggcagtccaggggttaggactccgtgctctcactgccgagggcctggttTCGAttttggttggggaactaaggtcccaggTCCCACAAGGCGcgcggtgtggcaaaaaaaaaaaaaaaaaaaagtcaaagctgCCACgagagggatggagaggggaaCGCAGCATCAGTGACATGAGATGTAGCGTTCAGGCCCAACACTGTCCTGACTTCAGTAACCTCAAAACTGGAGACCCAGCAAAGCCAGTCTACCCTCTACTGAAGCTCCTTCCAGCTGTGAAGCCGTGGGCTAGGCATCCTTGGGCCTGTGTCCACCAACATGTCTTTCTGGGTAGATTCCAGTGACAAGCATCCATGGAGATACATAATCTGGCAGCTTCTTTGGAGGACGAGGTTGATAATAGGAAAGTCAGGGAGGTTAAGGCCATGGCTATAGCTACATGGGGATGTGTTTGAAGGGGCCAGGGTCACAGGTGAGGGGGGGCTGGTTCTAAAGGGCACCCATAGATGACGCACGTGCCACAGCACTGCCCGCAAACACCAAACACAGGGGGAGCTCAATGAGATGTCACTTCATTGGGTACGTCAGGCCACCCACTCCCCATCCTCCAGAAGACATATTTGCTTCCTTCACAGTTTGTTTTGGGGTCCTCtctcctggacttttgcttgggGAAAAGGTTCAAGTAAAAGGATATATCTGTATCATACATACAGACTCCACTGCCTGAGCCCTACTTATGGAAGAGCTGGACTTACCTGGAAGAATTCTGAAGTGCTGGCTGGGTTGGTAGAGTGGGCATTCTGGGAGGAGGTCTGTCTTCATCACCTGAGCAGGGGGAGAAAGTTGCCAATACGCAGCAGCCCCAAATGGGGAACTGAGTGATGCCATTAAGAGGGGGACCTTCCAACCCACCAGCAAGCCTAATTCACTGGCTTGGGAAAGGTTGggttgtgcagtggttagggGCCTGGCTGCTGGACCAGTATGCgtgggcttgaatcctggctctgccacttactaactgcGGGACCCTGAGAAAGTCAcattacctctctgtgcctcgatttccccatctgtaaaatgaaggataaGAGTTCTTCCTGCATAGTTGTTGCAAGGACTAATATGAGTACATGGAACTGGGCCTGGTACATAGTGAGGCCTTTATAAATGTTAACTGTGCTAATTACTCATTACCGTCCTGGGTCAAAAACattaggcagggcttccctggtggcgcagtggttgagagtccgcctgccaatgcaggggacacgggttcgtgccccggtccgggaagatcccacatgccgcagagcggctgggcccgtgagccatggccgctgagcctgcgcgtccggagcctgtgctccgcaacgggagaggccacaacagtgagaggcccgcgtaccgcaaaaaaaacaaaaacaaaacaaaacaaaaaaaacattaggCAAAGATGGCTCacagttttattggaaaataagTTGGTCCTAAAACCTTACCTTCAAAATCTGAATCTCATTAGATATGTCTAATGCACACTgggttaaaatgagaaa
The genomic region above belongs to Phocoena sinus isolate mPhoSin1 chromosome 1, mPhoSin1.pri, whole genome shotgun sequence and contains:
- the NPPA gene encoding natriuretic peptides A yields the protein MGSATIAASFLLFLAFQLPGQTGANPVYGSVSNADLMDFKNLLDHLEDKMPLEDEAVTQQVLSDQNEEAGVPLSPLSEVPPWTGEVHPAQRDGGALGRGPWEPSDRSALLNSKLRALLAAPRSLRRSSCFGGRMDRIGAQSGLGCNSFRYRR